In Bacteroides cellulosilyticus, the genomic stretch ACTACGGTATTGCGATACCACAAGAACTGCTTGAAGTTACAGCCGACGGCATTGTTGGAAAAAATACCCTTGCCGCTGTCAATAACTATCCTTTACAGGACGAACTCTTTGACAGGATAAGACGGGCACGCTTGGATTACATTGACCGTATCTGCAAGAGCCGCCCAAAGAACGAGAAATACAGACGTGGCTGGTGTAACCGTATCAATGACCTCCATTTCGAAGAATAATGATAAGGCGAATCCTTACATATTATGCAGCCTCTCTGGACGAGTACTTGCACCATAAGTTCCCGCAGCCCGAAGGTATGGCAGAAGTAGGATTCATTGGTAGTAGTGCGGGCGAAAAGCCTTGCAAACTGATTGTTTCACTTGTCAACATTGAGCGTGAAACGGCAGGAGGCATCTCGGCAGGTATCAATCGAAATAGTTCGGACTATATGCGGACGTTTGCGCCGTTATTGCTGAACCTTGACTTGATGCTTGCTGCTGTATATGACGAGAAACGATACGCCGAGTCGCTTTCCGTACTGTACGAATCGTTACTTTTTATCCAGTCGCATCCCTATTTTGAACTGGACGGGCAGAAATATACGGTAGAGATCGTCACACTTTCGGCACAGGATATTAATAATATCTGGACCACACTGGGCGGACAATATTATCCGTCGGTGATGTGCAAGCTGCGCAGGCTTGCGGTGGATGCGGAGGAAGCCGTCAGCAGTGGTGGTATTGCCCGTGAACCGTCGGTCAGCGTAACAAAATAGAAAGGAGAAAAAACAGATGAGCCGATATATAAACATAGCTACGATACGTATCGAACATAATTATTACAATCCGCCCGTAAACAGCTTTGTAAGCTTGGAACCGACACCTGAAACCAAAAAGTTGATGAAACAGCGAGGGGTGATGTTGAGACAAAGTCGTGGAAATGAGTGGCAATGGATCATGTCCGATGATGCTTCAGGATTTGCAGATAAGGATGTACTGGAGTTGTCTATGATTGTGAAGGACCCTTGTTTTCTGCAACAGATAGAGAGCGACGGATATGATCCTGACAGCTTTTATAAATTCAACATGGAAAACGGATTGGTGGAAGTGAATGACGGCTTTGTATGGAGAAAGGAAACGAACGGGCAGAAGCTGAAAAATGAGTTTTGCCGGATTGCGATGAAACCGGTAGAAACGGTGTCGGAGAGGTTACGAATACTCTATACGAAAGTAGAGCAATTGGGAGAGGGTCGGGAAGAAAACTGTGTACAGTTCGAGGCTATAAAACAAGAAATAAGGCAGTTGCAGGAAAGTTGTTGTCTGAAATTCACTATCCGGTTTTGTTCCTATGCTTATTATTGGGAGTATCTGTGTGTATTTAAGGATGAGAATGACATGCGGGGAAAAGACCTCATCTTGCGGACTCGCGAAAACATAGTGGCTTTCGGTCCGCCGGAAAAGTGTGAAAAAACAAGCCTGGGAACCAATGTTTGGAGACTGGCTTCTACTGGGCGGATTAAGGTGAAGGAACGGTACGACATAACGATGCAGCTTTACATCGGCAGAATGTTGGAAAGCCGGTTCATCTCACCACCGCAAATAGGGAAATTCCAGTCGGATTCTCCGCATACCCTAAGAGAGGTGTGCTATATTAAAGAACAATAATTGTAAATTTTAAAACTAATAATTATGGGAAGCATGAAAACTCCCGGCGTTTATATCATAGAGAAGAACGCCTTTCCGAACTCGGTGGTGGAAGCGCCAACCGCTATTCCGGCTTTTATCGGCTATACCGAGCGGGCTGTGAATGGGAATGATGACCTGACGAATGTGCCGTGGAAAATTTCGTCGATGACGGAGTATATACAGTATTTCGGTGGAGGGCCTGACTTGAAGTTCGAGGTAGATATAAAGGATGGCTCACTCTGTATTGAAGGGAAGAATAGTTATACATTATACTACAACATGATGCTGTTCTTTGCTAACGGTGGTGGTGCATGTTACATTGTTTCAGTGGGCAGTTATAAGGATGCATTGAAAAAGGACTCTATGATCACTGGATTGGGAA encodes the following:
- a CDS encoding Pvc16 family protein, producing MIRRILTYYAASLDEYLHHKFPQPEGMAEVGFIGSSAGEKPCKLIVSLVNIERETAGGISAGINRNSSDYMRTFAPLLLNLDLMLAAVYDEKRYAESLSVLYESLLFIQSHPYFELDGQKYTVEIVTLSAQDINNIWTTLGGQYYPSVMCKLRRLAVDAEEAVSSGGIAREPSVSVTK